The following proteins are encoded in a genomic region of Stigmatopora nigra isolate UIUO_SnigA chromosome 3, RoL_Snig_1.1, whole genome shotgun sequence:
- the cstf3 gene encoding cleavage stimulation factor subunit 3 isoform X1 gives MSTEPAADQAAEYVPEKVKKAEKKLEENPYDLDAWSILIREAQNQPIDKARKTYERLVTQFPSSGRFWKLFIEAEVKAKNYDKVEKLFQRCLMKVLHIDLWKCYLAYVRETKGKLPSYKEKMAQAYDFALDKIGMEIMSYQIWVDYINFLKGVEAVGSYAENQRITAVRRVYQRGCVNPMINIEQLWRDYSKYEEGINIHLAKKMIEDRSRDYMNARRVAKEYETVMKGLDRNAPSVPPQNSPQEAQQVDMWKKYIQWEKSNPLRTEDQTLITKRVMFAYEQCLLVLGHHPDVWYESAQYLEQSSKLLAEKGDINNSKLFSDEAANIYERAIGTLLKKNMLLYFSFADYEESRMKHEKVHNIYNKLIAIEDIDPTLVYIQYMKFARRAEGIKSGRTIFKKAREDLRTRHHVYVTAALMEYYCSKDKSVAFKIFELGLKKYGDIPEYILAYIDYLSHLNEDNNTRVLFERVLTSGNLSPEKSGEIWARFLAFESNIGDLASILKVERRRFTAFKEEYEGKETALLVDRYKFMDLYPCSNSELKALGYKDVTRAKLAALLPEAVAVPSAPTLKDEADRKPEYPKPDINQMIPFQPRHMAPPGLHPVPGGVFPVPPVAVLLMKLLPPPMCFTGPFVQVDELIESFRRCTLPETVEAAVELITGRLPDGSGEGNGAVENHAGNKSLKRPNADSDEEDDKGVAPPVHDIYRARQQKRIR, from the exons ATGTCTACAGAACCAGCAGCCGACCAG GCGGCAGAGTATGTCccagagaaggtgaagaaagcAGAGAAGAAGTTGGAAGAAAATCCATATGACCTTGACGCTTGGAGCATTCTGATTCGAGAAGCACAG AACCAACCAATTGATAAAGCAAGGAAGACATATGAGCGACTTGTCACACAGTTTCCAAGTTCTGGCCGATTCTGGAAACTATTCATTGAAGCCGAG GTGAAGGCAAAAAACTATGACAAGGTAGAAAAG TTGTTTCAAAGATGTCTGATGAAAGTGTTGCACATTGACCTATGGAAATGCTACCTCGCCTACGTGCGAGAGACCAAAGGAAAGCTCCCGAGCTATAA GGAGAAGATGGCCCAAGCATACGACTTTGCCTTAGATAAAATTGGCATGGAAATTATGTCATATCAG ATTTGGGTCGACTACATTAATTTCCTCAAGGGAGT TGAGGCTGTGGGCTCATATGCAGAGAATCAGCGGATAACAGCTGTGCGAAGAGTCTACCAGAGAGGCTGTGTGAATCCCATGATTAACATAGAGCAACTCTGGAGAGATTATAGCAAATATGAGGAG GGAATCAATATACACCTGGCCAAGAAAATGATTGAGGATCGAAGCAGAGACTACATGAATGCCAGGAGAGTAGCAAAG GAATATGAGACTGTGATGAAAGGGCTTGACAGGAATGCGCCCTCGGTGCCGCCCCAAAACTCGCCCCAGGAGGCTCAGCAGGTGGATATGTGGAAGAAGTACATCCAGTGGGAAAAAAGCAATCCACTGCGCACAGAAGATCAGACGCTCATCACAAAGAGAG TGATGTTTGCCTATGAGCAGTGCCTCCTGGTGTTGGGTCACCATCCAGATGTGTGGTATGAGTCAGCTCAGTATCTGGAGCAGTCAAGCAAACTGTTGGCGGAGAAAGGG gacATTAATAACTCCAAGCTATTCAGTGATGAAGCTGCTAACATCTATGAGCGTGCCATTGGGACGCTACTCAAGAAGAACATGCTTCTTTATTTCTCCTTCGCCGATTATGAAGAA aGCCGTATGAAGCACGAGAAGGTGCACAACATCTACAATAAACTTATTGCCATCGAGGACATCGACCCCACGTTGGTGTACATTCAGTACATGAAGTTTGCCCGGAGGGCTGAGGGCATCAAATCAGGTCGCACCATCTTCAAAAAGGCCCGTGAGGATCTCCGCACACGCCACCATGTGTACGTCACAGCAGCTTTGATGGAATACTACTGCAGCAAG GATAAGTCTGTGGCCTTTAAGATTTTTGAACTGGGTTTGAAGAAATATGGTGACATTCCAGAATATATACTCGCATACATCGATTACCTCTCCCATCTTAACG AGGATAACAACACCAGGGTTCTGTTTGAACGGGTCCTCACCTCAGGAAATCTCTCACCAGAGAAGTCAGG AGAGATCTGGGCTCGTTTTCTGGCATTTGAGAGCAACATTGGCGACTTGGCCAGTATTCTGAAGGTAGAACGGCGCCGCTTCACTGCCTTCAAGGAGGAGTATGAGGGCAAAGAGACGGCCTTGCTTGTGGACAGATATAAATTCATGGACCTGTATCCTTGCTCCAACAGTGAACTCAAGGCTTTGGGATACAAG GATGTGACTCGTGCCAAATTGGCAGCCCTTCTTCCTGAGGCTGTGGCAGTGCCCTCCGCGCCTACGCTAAAGGATGAAGCAGAccgaaaaccagagtaccccaaACCAGACATCAATCAGATGATCCCCTTCCAGCCACGCCACATGGCCC CTCCAGGCCTTCACCCCGTGCCAGGCGGAGTCTTCCCGGTCCCCCCTGTAGCCGTCCTACTAATGAAGTTGCTCCCCCCGCCCATGTGTTTTACC GGTCCTTTTGTTCAAGTGGATGAGCTCATTGAGAGTTTCAGGAGATGCACGCTTCCCGAGA CAGTCGAAGCTGCTGTGGAACTCATCACAGGGCGACTTCCCGACGGTAGCGGCGAGGGCAACGGCGCCGTGGAGAACCACGCCGGCAACAAATCACTCAAAAGGCCCAACGCCGACTCGGACGAGGAAGATGACAAAGGTGTGGCGCCCCCCGTTCACGACATATACCGGGCTCGCCAGCAAAAGCGGATTCGATAG
- the cstf3 gene encoding cleavage stimulation factor subunit 3 isoform X2: MSTEPAADQAAEYVPEKVKKAEKKLEENPYDLDAWSILIREAQNQPIDKARKTYERLVTQFPSSGRFWKLFIEAEVKAKNYDKVEKLFQRCLMKVLHIDLWKCYLAYVRETKGKLPSYKEKMAQAYDFALDKIGMEIMSYQIWVDYINFLKGVEAVGSYAENQRITAVRRVYQRGCVNPMINIEQLWRDYSKYEEGINIHLAKKMIEDRSRDYMNARRVAKEYETVMKGLDRNAPSVPPQNSPQEAQQVDMWKKYIQWEKSNPLRTEDQTLITKRVMFAYEQCLLVLGHHPDVWYESAQYLEQSSKLLAEKGDINNSKLFSDEAANIYERAIGTLLKKNMLLYFSFADYEESRMKHEKVHNIYNKLIAIEDIDPTLVYIQYMKFARRAEGIKSGRTIFKKAREDLRTRHHVYVTAALMEYYCSKDKSVAFKIFELGLKKYGDIPEYILAYIDYLSHLNEDNNTRVLFERVLTSGNLSPEKSGEIWARFLAFESNIGDLASILKVERRRFTAFKEEYEGKETALLVDRYKFMDLYPCSNSELKALGYKDVTRAKLAALLPEAVAVPSAPTLKDEADRKPEYPKPDINQMIPFQPRHMAPPGLHPVPGGVFPVPPVAVLLMKLLPPPMCFTGPFVQVDELIESFRRCTLPEIEAAVELITGRLPDGSGEGNGAVENHAGNKSLKRPNADSDEEDDKGVAPPVHDIYRARQQKRIR; the protein is encoded by the exons ATGTCTACAGAACCAGCAGCCGACCAG GCGGCAGAGTATGTCccagagaaggtgaagaaagcAGAGAAGAAGTTGGAAGAAAATCCATATGACCTTGACGCTTGGAGCATTCTGATTCGAGAAGCACAG AACCAACCAATTGATAAAGCAAGGAAGACATATGAGCGACTTGTCACACAGTTTCCAAGTTCTGGCCGATTCTGGAAACTATTCATTGAAGCCGAG GTGAAGGCAAAAAACTATGACAAGGTAGAAAAG TTGTTTCAAAGATGTCTGATGAAAGTGTTGCACATTGACCTATGGAAATGCTACCTCGCCTACGTGCGAGAGACCAAAGGAAAGCTCCCGAGCTATAA GGAGAAGATGGCCCAAGCATACGACTTTGCCTTAGATAAAATTGGCATGGAAATTATGTCATATCAG ATTTGGGTCGACTACATTAATTTCCTCAAGGGAGT TGAGGCTGTGGGCTCATATGCAGAGAATCAGCGGATAACAGCTGTGCGAAGAGTCTACCAGAGAGGCTGTGTGAATCCCATGATTAACATAGAGCAACTCTGGAGAGATTATAGCAAATATGAGGAG GGAATCAATATACACCTGGCCAAGAAAATGATTGAGGATCGAAGCAGAGACTACATGAATGCCAGGAGAGTAGCAAAG GAATATGAGACTGTGATGAAAGGGCTTGACAGGAATGCGCCCTCGGTGCCGCCCCAAAACTCGCCCCAGGAGGCTCAGCAGGTGGATATGTGGAAGAAGTACATCCAGTGGGAAAAAAGCAATCCACTGCGCACAGAAGATCAGACGCTCATCACAAAGAGAG TGATGTTTGCCTATGAGCAGTGCCTCCTGGTGTTGGGTCACCATCCAGATGTGTGGTATGAGTCAGCTCAGTATCTGGAGCAGTCAAGCAAACTGTTGGCGGAGAAAGGG gacATTAATAACTCCAAGCTATTCAGTGATGAAGCTGCTAACATCTATGAGCGTGCCATTGGGACGCTACTCAAGAAGAACATGCTTCTTTATTTCTCCTTCGCCGATTATGAAGAA aGCCGTATGAAGCACGAGAAGGTGCACAACATCTACAATAAACTTATTGCCATCGAGGACATCGACCCCACGTTGGTGTACATTCAGTACATGAAGTTTGCCCGGAGGGCTGAGGGCATCAAATCAGGTCGCACCATCTTCAAAAAGGCCCGTGAGGATCTCCGCACACGCCACCATGTGTACGTCACAGCAGCTTTGATGGAATACTACTGCAGCAAG GATAAGTCTGTGGCCTTTAAGATTTTTGAACTGGGTTTGAAGAAATATGGTGACATTCCAGAATATATACTCGCATACATCGATTACCTCTCCCATCTTAACG AGGATAACAACACCAGGGTTCTGTTTGAACGGGTCCTCACCTCAGGAAATCTCTCACCAGAGAAGTCAGG AGAGATCTGGGCTCGTTTTCTGGCATTTGAGAGCAACATTGGCGACTTGGCCAGTATTCTGAAGGTAGAACGGCGCCGCTTCACTGCCTTCAAGGAGGAGTATGAGGGCAAAGAGACGGCCTTGCTTGTGGACAGATATAAATTCATGGACCTGTATCCTTGCTCCAACAGTGAACTCAAGGCTTTGGGATACAAG GATGTGACTCGTGCCAAATTGGCAGCCCTTCTTCCTGAGGCTGTGGCAGTGCCCTCCGCGCCTACGCTAAAGGATGAAGCAGAccgaaaaccagagtaccccaaACCAGACATCAATCAGATGATCCCCTTCCAGCCACGCCACATGGCCC CTCCAGGCCTTCACCCCGTGCCAGGCGGAGTCTTCCCGGTCCCCCCTGTAGCCGTCCTACTAATGAAGTTGCTCCCCCCGCCCATGTGTTTTACC GGTCCTTTTGTTCAAGTGGATGAGCTCATTGAGAGTTTCAGGAGATGCACGCTTCCCGAGA TCGAAGCTGCTGTGGAACTCATCACAGGGCGACTTCCCGACGGTAGCGGCGAGGGCAACGGCGCCGTGGAGAACCACGCCGGCAACAAATCACTCAAAAGGCCCAACGCCGACTCGGACGAGGAAGATGACAAAGGTGTGGCGCCCCCCGTTCACGACATATACCGGGCTCGCCAGCAAAAGCGGATTCGATAG
- the cstf3 gene encoding cleavage stimulation factor subunit 3 isoform X3, which produces MSTEPAADQAAEYVPEKVKKAEKKLEENPYDLDAWSILIREAQVKAKNYDKVEKLFQRCLMKVLHIDLWKCYLAYVRETKGKLPSYKEKMAQAYDFALDKIGMEIMSYQIWVDYINFLKGVEAVGSYAENQRITAVRRVYQRGCVNPMINIEQLWRDYSKYEEGINIHLAKKMIEDRSRDYMNARRVAKEYETVMKGLDRNAPSVPPQNSPQEAQQVDMWKKYIQWEKSNPLRTEDQTLITKRVMFAYEQCLLVLGHHPDVWYESAQYLEQSSKLLAEKGDINNSKLFSDEAANIYERAIGTLLKKNMLLYFSFADYEESRMKHEKVHNIYNKLIAIEDIDPTLVYIQYMKFARRAEGIKSGRTIFKKAREDLRTRHHVYVTAALMEYYCSKDKSVAFKIFELGLKKYGDIPEYILAYIDYLSHLNEDNNTRVLFERVLTSGNLSPEKSGEIWARFLAFESNIGDLASILKVERRRFTAFKEEYEGKETALLVDRYKFMDLYPCSNSELKALGYKDVTRAKLAALLPEAVAVPSAPTLKDEADRKPEYPKPDINQMIPFQPRHMAPPGLHPVPGGVFPVPPVAVLLMKLLPPPMCFTGPFVQVDELIESFRRCTLPETVEAAVELITGRLPDGSGEGNGAVENHAGNKSLKRPNADSDEEDDKGVAPPVHDIYRARQQKRIR; this is translated from the exons ATGTCTACAGAACCAGCAGCCGACCAG GCGGCAGAGTATGTCccagagaaggtgaagaaagcAGAGAAGAAGTTGGAAGAAAATCCATATGACCTTGACGCTTGGAGCATTCTGATTCGAGAAGCACAG GTGAAGGCAAAAAACTATGACAAGGTAGAAAAG TTGTTTCAAAGATGTCTGATGAAAGTGTTGCACATTGACCTATGGAAATGCTACCTCGCCTACGTGCGAGAGACCAAAGGAAAGCTCCCGAGCTATAA GGAGAAGATGGCCCAAGCATACGACTTTGCCTTAGATAAAATTGGCATGGAAATTATGTCATATCAG ATTTGGGTCGACTACATTAATTTCCTCAAGGGAGT TGAGGCTGTGGGCTCATATGCAGAGAATCAGCGGATAACAGCTGTGCGAAGAGTCTACCAGAGAGGCTGTGTGAATCCCATGATTAACATAGAGCAACTCTGGAGAGATTATAGCAAATATGAGGAG GGAATCAATATACACCTGGCCAAGAAAATGATTGAGGATCGAAGCAGAGACTACATGAATGCCAGGAGAGTAGCAAAG GAATATGAGACTGTGATGAAAGGGCTTGACAGGAATGCGCCCTCGGTGCCGCCCCAAAACTCGCCCCAGGAGGCTCAGCAGGTGGATATGTGGAAGAAGTACATCCAGTGGGAAAAAAGCAATCCACTGCGCACAGAAGATCAGACGCTCATCACAAAGAGAG TGATGTTTGCCTATGAGCAGTGCCTCCTGGTGTTGGGTCACCATCCAGATGTGTGGTATGAGTCAGCTCAGTATCTGGAGCAGTCAAGCAAACTGTTGGCGGAGAAAGGG gacATTAATAACTCCAAGCTATTCAGTGATGAAGCTGCTAACATCTATGAGCGTGCCATTGGGACGCTACTCAAGAAGAACATGCTTCTTTATTTCTCCTTCGCCGATTATGAAGAA aGCCGTATGAAGCACGAGAAGGTGCACAACATCTACAATAAACTTATTGCCATCGAGGACATCGACCCCACGTTGGTGTACATTCAGTACATGAAGTTTGCCCGGAGGGCTGAGGGCATCAAATCAGGTCGCACCATCTTCAAAAAGGCCCGTGAGGATCTCCGCACACGCCACCATGTGTACGTCACAGCAGCTTTGATGGAATACTACTGCAGCAAG GATAAGTCTGTGGCCTTTAAGATTTTTGAACTGGGTTTGAAGAAATATGGTGACATTCCAGAATATATACTCGCATACATCGATTACCTCTCCCATCTTAACG AGGATAACAACACCAGGGTTCTGTTTGAACGGGTCCTCACCTCAGGAAATCTCTCACCAGAGAAGTCAGG AGAGATCTGGGCTCGTTTTCTGGCATTTGAGAGCAACATTGGCGACTTGGCCAGTATTCTGAAGGTAGAACGGCGCCGCTTCACTGCCTTCAAGGAGGAGTATGAGGGCAAAGAGACGGCCTTGCTTGTGGACAGATATAAATTCATGGACCTGTATCCTTGCTCCAACAGTGAACTCAAGGCTTTGGGATACAAG GATGTGACTCGTGCCAAATTGGCAGCCCTTCTTCCTGAGGCTGTGGCAGTGCCCTCCGCGCCTACGCTAAAGGATGAAGCAGAccgaaaaccagagtaccccaaACCAGACATCAATCAGATGATCCCCTTCCAGCCACGCCACATGGCCC CTCCAGGCCTTCACCCCGTGCCAGGCGGAGTCTTCCCGGTCCCCCCTGTAGCCGTCCTACTAATGAAGTTGCTCCCCCCGCCCATGTGTTTTACC GGTCCTTTTGTTCAAGTGGATGAGCTCATTGAGAGTTTCAGGAGATGCACGCTTCCCGAGA CAGTCGAAGCTGCTGTGGAACTCATCACAGGGCGACTTCCCGACGGTAGCGGCGAGGGCAACGGCGCCGTGGAGAACCACGCCGGCAACAAATCACTCAAAAGGCCCAACGCCGACTCGGACGAGGAAGATGACAAAGGTGTGGCGCCCCCCGTTCACGACATATACCGGGCTCGCCAGCAAAAGCGGATTCGATAG